One segment of Halomonas sp. TD01 DNA contains the following:
- a CDS encoding cytochrome ubiquinol oxidase subunit I: MELDPLLLSRLQFAFVVSFHAIFPVFTIGLASYIALLHGLFYKTENPAWDRLALFWTKVFAVVFGMGVVSGIVMSFQFGTNWSNFAYATSNFLGPVLSYEVVTAFFLEAAFLGVLLFGRNKVPEGVHLFAAIMVAVGTFISSFWILSANSWMQTPAGYELIDGRFHITSWMEALFNPSFWYRFVHMGMASFLTGGFVVAGVSAWFLLRKRDVEANKKALSMCLWLLLILAPAQAVVGDFHGLNTLEHQPTKVAAMEGNWETQTNVPLLLFAIPDKESQTNHFEIGIPNLASLILTHHVDGEVPGLNAVPIEEQPPVIIVFWAFRVMVGIGLLMIAVALTGLFLRRKGRVYENPLFLKTLTVMIVSPFLAVLGGWIVTESGRAPWLVYGVMTHAEGLTPSLTGGMALFTLIGYIAVYSVVFLTGIYYLTRVVRNGMKELPAEVEGEVQRPKRPLSAAQTPFDDDLEGANP, translated from the coding sequence ATGGAATTAGATCCCCTGTTGCTTTCAAGGCTGCAGTTCGCCTTTGTTGTTTCTTTTCATGCCATTTTCCCGGTGTTCACTATCGGCCTAGCTTCCTACATTGCGCTGCTGCATGGCCTGTTTTACAAGACAGAAAACCCCGCTTGGGATCGCTTGGCGCTTTTCTGGACAAAAGTGTTTGCGGTCGTGTTTGGCATGGGTGTGGTATCGGGCATTGTTATGTCGTTTCAGTTTGGTACCAACTGGAGCAACTTTGCCTACGCGACGTCTAACTTCTTAGGCCCTGTCCTCAGCTATGAGGTAGTAACAGCCTTTTTCTTAGAAGCTGCATTTCTGGGTGTACTGTTATTTGGCCGCAATAAAGTACCTGAAGGTGTGCATTTATTTGCTGCCATAATGGTTGCCGTAGGCACGTTCATATCTTCTTTCTGGATACTTTCTGCTAACAGCTGGATGCAAACCCCGGCAGGTTATGAGCTGATCGACGGCCGGTTCCATATCACCTCTTGGATGGAAGCGCTTTTTAATCCCTCCTTCTGGTACCGCTTCGTTCACATGGGCATGGCTTCTTTCCTCACCGGTGGATTTGTCGTTGCGGGGGTTAGCGCCTGGTTCTTGCTGCGCAAGCGTGATGTTGAAGCCAACAAAAAAGCGCTGTCCATGTGCTTATGGTTACTGCTGATTTTAGCGCCTGCACAAGCGGTAGTCGGGGATTTTCACGGTTTGAACACCCTGGAACACCAGCCGACTAAAGTAGCAGCGATGGAAGGTAACTGGGAAACGCAAACCAACGTGCCACTTCTGCTCTTTGCTATTCCCGATAAAGAATCTCAGACCAACCATTTTGAAATCGGCATTCCTAACCTTGCCAGCTTAATCCTGACGCACCATGTAGATGGCGAAGTTCCTGGGCTTAACGCAGTGCCAATAGAAGAGCAGCCTCCGGTCATTATTGTATTTTGGGCATTCCGCGTCATGGTAGGCATTGGCTTACTGATGATCGCTGTTGCTCTGACTGGGTTATTTCTGCGTCGCAAGGGGCGTGTCTATGAAAACCCGCTTTTCTTAAAAACGCTTACCGTCATGATTGTATCGCCTTTCCTGGCGGTTCTGGGTGGTTGGATTGTTACCGAATCAGGACGTGCGCCTTGGTTGGTGTATGGCGTCATGACCCATGCCGAAGGGCTAACACCTTCACTTACAGGCGGTATGGCGCTGTTTACCTTGATTGGCTATATCGCTGTCTACAGCGTGGTGTTTTTAACCGGTATTTATTATCTAACTCGAGTGGTACGCAACGGCATGAAGGAATTACCCGCGGAGGTTGAAGGTGAAGTTCAACGTCCAAAGCGCCCCCTTTCCGCGGCACAAACTCCCTTTGATGACGATCTGGAAGGAGCAAACCCATGA
- the cydB gene encoding cytochrome d ubiquinol oxidase subunit II — MSIDLSLVWAVIIGFGVIMYVLMDGFDLGLGILFPFAPDEESRDVMMNSVAPVWDGNETWLVLGGAGLLGAFPLVYSVFLPALYIGVFLMLAGLIFRGISFEFRFKSKKNRRWWNRAFCWGSAIAAFAQGAVVGAYIQGFAVEDFRYVGGAFDWLTPFTVITGLGLMAGYALLGSTWLILKSEGHVQQWAYRITPKLLLAVLVVFGIVSLWTPIISPEVMERWLNNIHIIGIFPLLALACAGILYRSVKRQQEGLPFIATLGLFIFTYLGLIASKWPVIVPPNYTIWDAASAPESQLFLLIGVLFVIPIVLAYTAWTYWVFRGKVKVGEGYH, encoded by the coding sequence ATGAGTATTGATCTCTCGCTAGTCTGGGCCGTCATAATCGGCTTTGGCGTTATCATGTACGTTTTAATGGACGGCTTTGATCTAGGGCTGGGTATTTTGTTTCCCTTTGCGCCCGATGAAGAGTCCCGAGATGTGATGATGAACTCTGTTGCCCCCGTGTGGGATGGCAACGAAACATGGCTGGTATTAGGCGGTGCAGGCCTGCTAGGAGCTTTCCCGCTAGTCTATTCCGTGTTTTTGCCCGCTCTTTACATCGGTGTTTTCCTGATGTTGGCTGGCTTGATTTTTCGCGGCATCTCGTTTGAGTTTCGTTTCAAGTCTAAGAAAAACCGCCGTTGGTGGAATCGTGCGTTCTGTTGGGGTTCCGCTATTGCTGCCTTCGCTCAAGGTGCCGTGGTGGGTGCCTATATTCAGGGGTTCGCTGTCGAAGACTTTCGTTATGTGGGCGGTGCGTTTGATTGGCTAACACCCTTCACGGTAATCACTGGTCTCGGACTGATGGCAGGCTACGCACTGCTTGGCTCTACTTGGTTGATTTTGAAATCAGAGGGCCATGTACAGCAGTGGGCCTATCGCATAACACCAAAATTGCTCTTAGCTGTGTTGGTGGTTTTCGGCATTGTCAGCCTTTGGACACCGATCATCAGCCCTGAAGTAATGGAACGCTGGCTAAACAATATACACATTATTGGTATCTTCCCGCTTCTTGCTTTGGCGTGCGCAGGCATTCTTTATCGGTCGGTAAAGCGCCAGCAGGAAGGTTTACCGTTTATCGCAACGCTGGGCCTATTCATCTTTACCTACCTAGGCCTAATCGCCAGCAAGTGGCCGGTTATCGTACCGCCTAACTATACAATTTGGGACGCCGCTTCTGCACCGGAGTCTCAGTTGTTTTTGCTGATCGGCGTGTTGTTTGTTATTCCTATCGTGTTGGCATACACCGCCTGGACCTACTGGGTGTTCCGTGGAAAGGTAAAAGTGGGCGAAGGGTATCACTGA
- a CDS encoding alpha-hydroxy acid oxidase, translated as MPIYTNIEDLRRHYVRRTPKMFYDYAESGSWTEQTFRENTSDFQHIHLKQRVAVDMSGRSTRSSMIGEDVAMPVALAPVGLTGMQSADGEIKAARAAEKFGVPFTLSTMSICSIEDVAEHTTQPFWFQVYTLKDDDFMRRLFERAKAANCSAVVVTVDLQVLGQRHKDLKNGLSAPPKLTAKSIANMATKIPWGLEMLKTKRRSFGNIVGHAKGVTDPSSLSAWTAEAFDVSLDWKRIAQFKEWWGGKLIVKGIMTPEDARCAVEIGADAIIVSNHGGRQLDGAMSSIRMLTSIMDEVGDEIEVHLDSGIRSGQDVLKALALGAKGTYIGRAFTYGLGAAGEEGVTRALQIIHKELDTTMALCGETDVSRLGPHNLYVPNGFADPTVKL; from the coding sequence ATGCCGATCTATACCAACATCGAAGACCTTCGTCGCCATTACGTCCGCCGTACGCCAAAAATGTTCTATGACTACGCTGAGTCGGGCAGTTGGACAGAGCAAACCTTCCGCGAAAATACCAGCGACTTCCAGCATATTCATTTAAAGCAGCGCGTGGCGGTTGATATGTCAGGGCGCTCTACGCGAAGTTCTATGATTGGCGAAGATGTGGCTATGCCAGTGGCGCTGGCGCCCGTGGGGCTAACAGGAATGCAATCGGCGGATGGTGAAATTAAAGCAGCGCGGGCGGCTGAAAAATTTGGTGTGCCGTTCACGCTTTCAACCATGTCGATTTGCTCGATTGAAGATGTCGCGGAACACACTACGCAACCGTTCTGGTTCCAGGTGTATACCTTAAAAGACGATGATTTTATGCGCCGCTTGTTTGAGCGTGCCAAGGCGGCCAATTGTTCTGCTGTTGTGGTCACTGTCGATTTGCAAGTGTTGGGGCAGCGCCACAAAGATCTTAAAAACGGGCTCTCAGCGCCGCCTAAATTGACCGCCAAATCGATTGCCAATATGGCGACGAAAATTCCTTGGGGTTTGGAAATGCTGAAAACCAAACGTCGATCATTTGGCAACATTGTGGGGCATGCCAAGGGGGTTACCGACCCTTCTTCATTGTCAGCATGGACAGCTGAGGCGTTTGATGTATCGCTGGACTGGAAACGTATTGCTCAATTTAAAGAGTGGTGGGGCGGCAAGCTGATTGTGAAAGGTATTATGACCCCTGAGGATGCGCGCTGTGCCGTGGAAATAGGCGCGGATGCCATTATTGTTTCTAATCATGGTGGTCGTCAGCTAGATGGTGCAATGAGTTCAATTCGGATGCTGACAAGCATTATGGATGAAGTAGGTGATGAGATAGAAGTGCATCTCGACTCTGGTATTCGTTCGGGCCAGGACGTACTGAAAGCGCTGGCGTTGGGTGCTAAGGGAACCTACATTGGGCGTGCCTTCACCTATGGTTTAGGGGCTGCCGGTGAAGAGGGGGTAACCAGGGCGCTACAGATTATTCATAAAGAGCTTGATACCACCATGGCGCTATGTGGCGAAACAGACGTTAGCCGATTAGGGCCTCATAACCTTTATGTGCCAAATGGCTTTGCTGATCCCACTGTCAAACTTTAG
- a CDS encoding ABC transporter ATP-binding protein, translating to MLALQQISKAFSTPQGALHVLDEIDLTLARGESLALMGESGSGKSTLLHIAAGLEVPDQGRVVIDGQILSSLNEPARAKLRRQQLGLVFQQFHLVPSLDVIDNLTLQAKLARRADTEWSAYLLDRLGLSGREHHYPEQLSGGQQQRLAIGRALAVRPTLLLADEPTGNLDEQSADTVLALLLDLVKETQCALLMVTHSARVAAPLNRTFRLHLGRLKETKQ from the coding sequence ATGTTAGCCCTGCAGCAGATAAGTAAAGCGTTCAGCACCCCGCAGGGCGCGCTACACGTGCTCGATGAGATAGACCTTACCCTTGCCCGGGGAGAAAGCCTTGCACTAATGGGCGAGTCGGGCAGCGGCAAATCAACATTGCTACACATTGCTGCCGGATTGGAAGTGCCAGACCAAGGGCGTGTTGTTATCGATGGGCAAATACTTTCATCGCTTAATGAGCCAGCCCGAGCAAAGCTTCGCCGCCAGCAATTAGGGCTTGTCTTTCAACAGTTTCATCTTGTGCCAAGTCTCGACGTTATTGATAACCTCACGCTTCAAGCCAAGCTTGCGCGCAGAGCCGACACTGAATGGAGTGCTTATCTACTTGATCGACTCGGGCTTTCTGGCCGTGAACACCATTACCCTGAGCAATTATCAGGTGGCCAGCAACAGCGCCTGGCGATTGGTCGTGCCTTGGCGGTTCGCCCTACCTTGCTGCTGGCTGACGAACCTACCGGCAACCTTGACGAGCAGAGTGCCGATACGGTGCTGGCACTACTTTTGGACTTGGTCAAAGAGACACAGTGCGCACTGTTGATGGTCACTCATAGCGCACGAGTAGCAGCTCCACTTAATCGTACGTTTCGTCTTCACTTAGGTCGCTTAAAGGAAACGAAGCAATGA